A part of Streptomyces sp. NBC_01235 genomic DNA contains:
- a CDS encoding nuclear transport factor 2 family protein gives MKTGAAAERFVRVWERAWAAHDVEALLELYAEACVHRSMPFREPHRGRGELAAYLRWSFAAERVIEVRFSPPVVGGDGVAVAEFRVLSEEDGAAVTLAGCVFVRFDGAGLAVETRDYWHTAEGHEEPAGRRFLL, from the coding sequence GTGAAGACGGGTGCCGCCGCCGAGCGGTTCGTGCGGGTGTGGGAGCGGGCCTGGGCGGCGCACGACGTGGAGGCACTGCTGGAGCTGTACGCCGAGGCCTGCGTCCACCGCTCGATGCCGTTCCGTGAACCTCACCGGGGGCGGGGCGAGTTGGCGGCTTATCTGCGCTGGTCGTTCGCGGCGGAGCGGGTGATCGAGGTGCGGTTCTCACCTCCGGTCGTCGGTGGGGACGGCGTCGCGGTGGCCGAGTTCCGGGTGCTGTCCGAGGAGGACGGGGCGGCTGTCACGCTGGCCGGCTGTGTCTTCGTCCGGTTCGACGGCGCCGGGCTGGCGGTCGAGACACGGGACTACTGGCATACGGCCGAGGGGCACGAGGAACCGGCGGGGCGCCGTTTCCTCCTGTGA
- a CDS encoding acetylxylan esterase, translated as MPLFDLSLEELHEYRSASTEPEDFDAFWSKTLQEAREHDLDARFEPVDTGLATVQVYDVTFAGFGGHPVRGWLTLPAAAAEPLPLVVEFLGYGGGRGLPHEHLLWASTGRAHFLMDTRGQGSAWGGGGGTADPVGGAPSYPGFMTQGIDAPENYYYRRVFTDAVRAIEAARSHPLTDASRTVALGGSQGGGITIAVGGLVPDLVAIAPDVPFLCDFPRATTLTDRHPYREIGLFLKTHRGRAQDALRTLSYFDGVHFASRGSAPSLFSAALEDQTCPPSTVFAAFNAWAHEDKAIEVYDFNDHEGGGPYQEAAKLRWLRSYA; from the coding sequence ATGCCCCTGTTCGACCTGTCCCTCGAAGAGCTCCACGAGTACCGCAGCGCATCCACCGAGCCCGAGGACTTCGACGCGTTCTGGTCCAAGACCCTCCAGGAAGCCCGCGAGCACGACCTGGACGCCCGCTTCGAGCCGGTCGACACGGGCCTGGCCACGGTGCAGGTGTACGACGTGACGTTCGCGGGGTTCGGCGGTCACCCTGTGAGGGGCTGGCTGACGCTGCCGGCCGCAGCCGCGGAACCGTTGCCCCTGGTCGTGGAGTTCCTCGGCTACGGCGGCGGACGCGGTCTGCCGCACGAGCACCTGCTGTGGGCGTCGACGGGCCGCGCGCACTTCCTCATGGACACCCGCGGCCAGGGCAGCGCCTGGGGCGGCGGGGGCGGCACGGCGGACCCGGTGGGCGGTGCACCCTCGTACCCCGGTTTCATGACCCAGGGCATCGACGCCCCCGAGAACTACTACTACCGCCGGGTGTTCACGGACGCGGTGCGGGCGATCGAGGCGGCCCGTTCCCACCCGCTGACCGACGCCTCGCGGACGGTGGCGCTCGGCGGGAGCCAGGGCGGAGGCATCACGATCGCCGTGGGCGGACTGGTGCCGGACCTGGTGGCGATCGCCCCGGACGTGCCGTTCCTGTGCGACTTCCCGCGCGCCACGACGCTGACGGACCGTCACCCGTACCGTGAGATCGGCCTGTTCCTCAAGACGCACCGCGGCCGCGCCCAGGACGCGCTGCGCACCCTGTCGTACTTCGACGGCGTGCACTTCGCGTCCCGCGGCTCGGCCCCCTCCCTGTTCTCGGCCGCCCTGGAGGACCAGACCTGCCCGCCGTCGACCGTGTTCGCCGCCTTCAACGCGTGGGCGCACGAGGACAAGGCGATCGAGGTCTACGACTTCAACGACCACGAGGGCGGCGGCCCCTACCAGGAGGCGGCCAAGCTGCGCTGGCTGCGCTCGTACGCCTGA
- a CDS encoding D-alanyl-D-alanine carboxypeptidase family protein: MTIGFSSRAAVAACAFCVAGALALGPVAVAAPAGADPGAPGGPGSPSSAGSVGRPRVTTPLPSLLYRSGTQVRPHRGAPEVPDVSALSWLVADARTGEVLAASNAHRRLPPASTLKTLFALTVLPVLPGGIRHRVSEEELMGIGPGSSLVGVAEGHTYQLADLWRGVFLNSGNDAVHVLAALSGGWRTTAVRMQAKARSLGARDTHVLSPDGYDAPGQVSSAYDLAVFGRAGLRNADFARYCGTAEASFPGDEGRSYEIANTNRLLTGANGVEPYPGLIGIKNGYTSNAGNTLVAAARRGGRTLVVTVMNPQAGGGFAVYEEARELLDWGFAAAGRVDAVGSLDALRARPRPQPGPVPAPGPAPGSASVPVAAATAVDDAPGWPEAALVTGVAALGGAAVALVLRLARRRPSGR; this comes from the coding sequence ATGACGATCGGATTCTCTTCCCGGGCCGCTGTGGCGGCCTGCGCGTTCTGTGTGGCAGGCGCTCTGGCCCTGGGGCCCGTCGCGGTCGCCGCCCCGGCCGGCGCGGACCCCGGAGCGCCCGGCGGACCCGGCAGCCCCAGCAGCGCCGGCAGCGTCGGCCGGCCACGGGTGACGACGCCGCTGCCGTCCCTGCTGTACCGCTCCGGCACGCAGGTCAGGCCCCACCGGGGCGCCCCCGAGGTCCCGGACGTCTCCGCCCTGTCGTGGCTGGTGGCCGACGCACGGACCGGCGAGGTGCTCGCCGCCTCGAACGCGCACCGCAGGCTGCCCCCCGCCAGCACGCTGAAAACCCTCTTCGCCCTCACGGTGCTGCCGGTCCTGCCCGGCGGGATCCGGCACCGGGTGAGCGAGGAGGAGCTCATGGGCATCGGCCCCGGCAGCAGCCTTGTCGGCGTCGCCGAGGGACACACCTACCAACTCGCCGATCTGTGGCGCGGGGTCTTCCTCAACTCCGGCAACGACGCCGTGCACGTCCTGGCGGCGCTCAGCGGAGGCTGGCGCACCACGGCCGTCCGGATGCAGGCCAAGGCACGGTCCCTGGGCGCCCGGGACACGCACGTGCTGTCCCCCGACGGGTACGACGCCCCGGGCCAGGTGTCGTCGGCGTACGACCTGGCCGTGTTCGGGCGGGCGGGGCTGCGCAACGCGGACTTCGCGCGGTACTGCGGCACCGCCGAGGCGAGCTTCCCGGGTGACGAGGGCCGGTCGTACGAGATCGCGAACACCAACCGGCTGTTGACCGGGGCGAACGGCGTCGAACCGTATCCCGGCCTGATCGGGATCAAGAACGGCTACACCAGCAACGCCGGCAACACCCTGGTCGCCGCCGCCCGCCGGGGCGGGCGCACCCTCGTGGTGACGGTGATGAACCCTCAGGCGGGGGGCGGGTTCGCCGTCTACGAGGAGGCGCGCGAGCTGCTCGACTGGGGGTTCGCGGCCGCCGGGCGCGTCGACGCGGTGGGCTCGCTGGACGCGCTGCGGGCGCGCCCGCGTCCTCAGCCGGGGCCGGTCCCCGCGCCGGGACCGGCCCCGGGATCCGCGTCGGTGCCCGTCGCCGCCGCGACCGCCGTCGACGACGCTCCGGGCTGGCCGGAGGCGGCACTCGTCACGGGCGTCGCCGCTCTGGGCGGGGCAGCCGTGGCGCTCGTGCTGCGGCTCGCGCGCCGCCGTCCTTCCGGAAGGTGA
- a CDS encoding class I SAM-dependent methyltransferase: protein MFSPEGPTLRELAVQALSSVEHGYDLLAPKFDHTPFRTPDSVLDAVASALKESGPYEGGLDLCCGTGAGVDVLATVCRSGVTGVDFSAGMLDEARGRSRPAGPRVSWVRADARALPFTARFDLVVSFGAFGHFLPRELPGLFAQVHRVLRPGGCFAFPVVAPPRPSSPVYWMLLGFDAVMRVRNALWRPPFVMYYRAFRLGEVRRELEHAGFRVHLRTLPEFGTRSDGSPRVRMVEARRSD from the coding sequence ATGTTCAGTCCCGAAGGTCCCACCCTGCGCGAGCTCGCCGTCCAGGCCCTGTCGTCCGTCGAGCACGGCTACGACCTCCTCGCGCCGAAGTTCGATCACACCCCCTTCCGCACCCCGGACTCCGTCCTGGACGCGGTCGCCTCGGCCCTGAAGGAGTCCGGCCCGTACGAGGGCGGCCTCGACCTGTGCTGCGGCACCGGCGCCGGGGTCGACGTCCTGGCCACCGTGTGCCGGAGCGGCGTGACCGGGGTCGACTTCAGCGCGGGCATGCTCGACGAGGCGCGCGGGCGGAGCCGTCCGGCGGGCCCGCGCGTTTCCTGGGTGCGCGCGGACGCCCGTGCCCTGCCGTTCACTGCCCGCTTCGACCTCGTCGTCAGTTTCGGCGCCTTCGGTCACTTCCTGCCCCGCGAGCTGCCGGGCCTGTTCGCCCAGGTGCACCGTGTGCTGCGGCCGGGCGGATGCTTCGCTTTCCCTGTCGTCGCGCCGCCCCGGCCGTCCTCCCCGGTGTACTGGATGCTTCTCGGCTTCGACGCCGTGATGCGGGTGCGCAACGCTCTGTGGCGGCCGCCGTTCGTGATGTACTACCGCGCCTTCCGGCTCGGCGAGGTCCGGCGCGAGCTGGAACACGCCGGGTTCCGCGTGCACCTCCGCACCCTGCCCGAGTTCGGGACGAGGAGCGACGGAAGCCCACGCGTCCGCATGGTCGAGGCGCGCCGGTCGGACTGA
- a CDS encoding nuclear transport factor 2 family protein, translated as MRAFREAVEAGDLDAVEALLADDVVFTSPVVFKPYPGKAITAAILRGVVRVFEDFRYERELGGGGGRDHALVFTARVGERELTGCDFIHLNEDGLIDELTVMVRPLSGAQALAAAMGAQFGDILKEAEARSASAS; from the coding sequence ATGCGCGCGTTCCGTGAGGCGGTCGAGGCCGGCGATCTCGACGCCGTCGAGGCGCTGCTGGCCGACGACGTGGTGTTCACCAGCCCGGTCGTGTTCAAGCCGTACCCGGGCAAGGCGATCACCGCGGCGATCCTGCGCGGGGTGGTGCGGGTCTTCGAGGACTTCCGGTACGAGCGGGAGCTCGGCGGGGGCGGCGGGCGCGACCACGCGCTGGTCTTCACGGCGCGGGTGGGCGAGCGGGAACTGACCGGCTGTGACTTCATCCATCTGAACGAGGACGGGCTCATCGACGAACTCACCGTCATGGTGCGCCCGTTGTCGGGTGCGCAGGCCCTCGCGGCGGCGATGGGCGCGCAGTTCGGCGACATCCTGAAGGAGGCGGAGGCGCGGTCGGCCTCCGCCTCCTGA
- a CDS encoding serine hydrolase domain-containing protein — MSERVPQVHGHCDPRFAAVRTAFEENFRDRGELGAAVSVTVDGVTVADLWGGWADPARTRAWERDTLVNVWSTSKGPTALCAHILADRGQLDFDAPVAGYWPEFAAAGKERVLVRHLLSHRAGLAGLREPHSLEQLYDWELTTARLAATEPWWEPGTRSGYHAFTYGFLVGEVVRRVSGLLPGAFLEREVTGPLGVDFTIGLAEKEAGRAAELAHPPAASSSEQAAIFSQLAPAAIAALANPVVGATEANSPRWRAAEIPAANGHGTARAVAALYGIFAGRGTYGGRRVLSPEAAERVREGQGSCRDVVLGAGLGHETEIGLGLWLSGPNGSYGPNPRAFGHDGFGGSCGLADPEAGVSLGYVMNRMGPHIADDPRKTALVDALYSAL; from the coding sequence ATGTCCGAGCGCGTGCCACAGGTTCACGGCCACTGCGACCCACGGTTCGCCGCGGTGCGCACCGCCTTCGAGGAGAACTTCCGCGACCGCGGCGAGCTGGGCGCCGCGGTGAGCGTCACGGTCGACGGCGTGACGGTGGCCGACCTGTGGGGCGGCTGGGCCGACCCGGCACGCACACGCGCGTGGGAGCGGGACACGCTGGTCAATGTCTGGTCCACGTCGAAGGGGCCGACGGCGCTGTGCGCGCACATCCTCGCCGACCGGGGGCAGCTCGACTTCGACGCGCCGGTGGCCGGGTACTGGCCGGAGTTCGCCGCGGCGGGCAAGGAGCGGGTGCTCGTGCGGCATCTGCTGTCCCACCGCGCGGGCCTCGCCGGGCTGCGCGAGCCGCACTCGCTGGAGCAGCTCTACGACTGGGAACTCACCACCGCGCGCCTCGCGGCCACGGAGCCCTGGTGGGAGCCGGGCACCCGGTCCGGCTATCACGCCTTCACCTACGGCTTCCTGGTCGGCGAGGTCGTACGGCGTGTGTCGGGGCTGCTGCCGGGGGCCTTTCTGGAGCGGGAGGTGACCGGCCCGCTGGGCGTCGACTTCACCATCGGGCTGGCGGAGAAGGAGGCCGGTCGGGCGGCCGAGCTGGCACATCCGCCGGCCGCCTCCTCCAGCGAACAGGCCGCGATCTTCAGCCAGTTGGCGCCCGCGGCCATCGCCGCCCTGGCCAACCCGGTGGTGGGCGCGACCGAGGCCAACTCGCCGCGGTGGCGGGCCGCGGAGATCCCGGCCGCGAACGGCCACGGCACCGCGCGGGCGGTCGCCGCGCTGTACGGGATCTTCGCCGGCCGCGGCACGTACGGCGGCCGGCGCGTCCTGTCCCCCGAGGCGGCCGAGCGAGTGCGGGAGGGGCAGGGCAGCTGCCGGGACGTGGTGCTGGGGGCCGGGCTCGGGCACGAGACGGAGATCGGGCTCGGGCTGTGGCTGAGCGGCCCGAACGGATCGTACGGACCCAACCCGCGCGCGTTCGGACACGACGGCTTCGGCGGCTCCTGCGGGCTCGCGGATCCGGAGGCGGGGGTGTCGCTGGGGTACGTGATGAACCGTATGGGGCCGCACATCGCCGACGACCCGCGAAAGACGGCGTTGGTGGACGCGCTGTACAGCGCGCTGTGA
- a CDS encoding alcohol dehydrogenase catalytic domain-containing protein, with product MPGPGQVLVEVRHTWLNSAELYFARQGRPGEVIGFDAAGVVVAPASDGTGPAAGSRVVGFGAGGGFGALCAMDVIDVAVAPDGVDLGEAATLPVAAGTALRALEQAGPCWAAGSW from the coding sequence GTGCCCGGGCCGGGGCAGGTTCTCGTGGAAGTCCGCCACACCTGGCTCAACTCGGCCGAACTGTACTTCGCGCGGCAGGGCCGGCCGGGTGAGGTGATCGGCTTCGACGCGGCCGGGGTCGTGGTGGCGCCGGCGTCGGACGGCACCGGTCCGGCGGCGGGCAGCCGGGTCGTGGGGTTCGGTGCCGGTGGCGGCTTCGGCGCGCTGTGCGCCATGGACGTGATCGATGTGGCCGTGGCCCCGGACGGAGTCGACCTGGGCGAGGCCGCGACCCTGCCCGTGGCGGCGGGCACGGCCCTGCGGGCCCTGGAGCAGGCGGGCCCCTGCTGGGCGGCCGGGTCCTGGTGA
- the rho gene encoding transcription termination factor Rho — protein sequence MTTTLEHPPVQQQPPARVAAGVLDIDASGKGHLRSADCMPTPADLQVPAALIRRHGLRKGDLVEGVRGTQRALTEVARVNGRTPDALRTRRQFRDLTPLHPHERLRLEHPAAGLAGRVADLIAPVGKGQRGLIVAPPKTGKTVLLQQIAAAVAGNHPEAWLMVVLLDERPEEVTDMRRSVRGEVYASTFDRTPKQHIALAELVVERAKRLVEAGEDVVILLDSLTRLCRAHNNAAAAGGRTLSGGVDATALIGPKRFFGAARAAEEGGSLTILATALVETGSRADGFYFEELKGTGNMELRLDREPASRRVFPAVDINTSGTRREELLLSPGELTATRGLRRALQTRDGQANLETLLERMRATPDNATFLRRIQPTLPVA from the coding sequence ATGACCACCACTCTCGAACACCCCCCTGTGCAGCAGCAGCCTCCGGCCCGGGTCGCCGCCGGTGTCCTCGACATCGACGCGAGCGGGAAGGGACACCTGCGTTCCGCGGACTGCATGCCCACACCCGCCGATCTCCAGGTCCCGGCGGCGCTGATCCGCCGTCACGGCCTGCGCAAGGGCGACCTCGTCGAAGGGGTGCGCGGCACCCAGCGCGCCCTGACCGAGGTCGCCCGCGTCAACGGCCGTACGCCCGACGCACTGCGCACTCGCCGTCAGTTCCGTGACCTCACCCCCCTCCACCCGCACGAGCGGCTCCGTCTGGAACACCCGGCGGCCGGGCTCGCCGGGCGGGTCGCCGACCTCATCGCTCCCGTCGGCAAGGGCCAGCGCGGACTGATCGTCGCCCCGCCGAAGACCGGCAAGACCGTGCTGCTCCAGCAGATCGCCGCCGCCGTCGCCGGCAACCATCCCGAGGCGTGGCTGATGGTCGTCCTGCTGGACGAGCGGCCCGAGGAGGTCACCGACATGCGGCGCTCCGTGCGCGGCGAGGTGTACGCCTCGACGTTCGACCGGACGCCCAAGCAGCACATCGCCCTCGCCGAACTCGTCGTCGAGCGGGCCAAGCGGCTCGTCGAGGCGGGCGAGGACGTCGTGATCCTCCTCGACTCACTGACCCGGCTGTGCCGGGCCCACAACAACGCGGCCGCCGCCGGGGGCCGCACCCTCAGCGGCGGGGTCGACGCCACCGCGCTCATCGGCCCCAAGCGGTTCTTCGGCGCCGCGCGTGCGGCCGAGGAGGGCGGCTCGCTCACGATCCTCGCCACCGCGCTCGTGGAAACCGGCTCCCGCGCAGACGGCTTCTACTTCGAGGAACTGAAGGGCACCGGCAACATGGAGCTCCGCCTCGACCGCGAACCCGCCTCCCGTCGCGTCTTCCCGGCCGTCGACATCAACACCTCCGGCACCCGCCGTGAGGAACTCCTTCTCTCCCCCGGCGAGTTGACGGCCACGCGCGGCCTGCGTCGGGCCCTGCAGACCCGGGACGGCCAGGCGAACCTGGAAACGCTCCTGGAGCGGATGCGCGCGACCCCGGACAACGCGACCTTCCTGCGCCGCATCCAGCCGACGCTGCCCGTCGCCTGA